The following are from one region of the Capsicum annuum cultivar UCD-10X-F1 chromosome 1, UCD10Xv1.1, whole genome shotgun sequence genome:
- the LOC124885115 gene encoding LOW QUALITY PROTEIN: pentatricopeptide repeat-containing protein At1g56690, mitochondrial-like (The sequence of the model RefSeq protein was modified relative to this genomic sequence to represent the inferred CDS: substituted 1 base at 1 genomic stop codon), whose product MRHFLLLFCSQRIQQSFGSLMHRLFFVQQCRKYCHKYTITSNSQISQFARLGQIQNSRKVFDEMPNRTVTSWNSIIAGYFQNQQPHEAQRLFDQMSERNIVLWNGLISGYVKNKMVKEARKVFDRMPERNVISWTAMVRGYVEEGLVEEAEALFWRMPEKNVVSWTVMLGGLILERRIDEARRLYDMMPLKDIVVRTNMICGYCQDIVVRTNMLGGLDEARGLFDEMPRKNVVSWTAMVSGYAQNGNLDIARKLFEFMPEKNETSWTAIVISYVQYGRFEEAWKLFELMPVRTTPVCNAIIFGVGQNGEVAXARMVFDRLMEKDDATWSAMIKVYERKGYELEALDLFHRMQVEGFRPNFPLLISILSICASLASLNYGREVHAQLIRTDCDDDVYVSSVLITMYIKCGTFVMAKLIFDRFSPKDVVMWNSIITGYAQHGLGDEALEIFREMCSLGITADEVTFVGVLSACSYTGKVKEGQEIFESMNSKYQIERGTAHYACMVDMLSRVGRLNEAMDLINNMTVETDAIIWGSLMGACRMHMNLDLAEVASKKLIQLEPENSGPYVLLSNIYASKGKWTDVASLRKLMQSREVVKSPGCSWLEADKKVHMFSGGQSTPHPENDSIIKMLERLGPMLRESGYIPDGSFALHDVEEEEKLHSLNYHSEKLAVAYGLVKLPEGVPIRVMKNLRVCGDCHSAIKLIAKVIGREIILRDANRFHHFKDGLCSCNDYW is encoded by the coding sequence ATGCGACATTTTCTACTTCTTTTCTGCTCACAAAGAATCCAACAAAGCTTTGGTTCATTGATGCACCGCTTGTTCTTTGTTCAACAATGTCGGAAATACTGTCACAAATACACCATTACATCAAATTCTCAGATTTCTCAATTTGCTCGTTTGGGCCAAATTCAGAATTCCCGGaaggtgttcgatgaaatgcccAACAGAACTGTAACTTCTTGGAACTCAATAATCGCTGGGTATTTCCAAAATCAACAACCCCATGAAGCACAGCGTCTTTTTGATCAAATGAGTGAACGGAACATTGTTCTTTGGAATGGGTTAATCTCAGGCTATGTAAAGAATAAGATGGTGAAGGAAGCACGAAAGGTGTTTGACAGAATGCCGGAAAGAAATGTAATTTCTTGGACTGCTATGGTTAGAGGGTATGTTGAGGAGGGGTTGGTGGAGGAAGCGGAAGCATTGTTTTGGCGAATGCCGGAAAAGAATGTAGTGTCATGGACTGTGATGTTAGGTGGGTTGATTCTAGAAAGGAGAATTGATGAGGCTAGACGGCTTTATGATATGATGCCATTGAAGGATATAGTTGTGAGGACTAATATGATTTGTGGGTATTGTCAGGATATAGTTGTGAGGACTAATATGTTAGGTGGGTTGGATGAGGCTCGCGGTCTCTTTGATGAAATGCCGCGAAAGAATGTGGTTTCTTGGACTGCAATGGTGTCAGGATATGCCCAAAATGGTAACCTGGATATTGCTAGAAAACTTTTTGAATTCATGCCTGAGAAGAATGAGACATCATGGACTGCAATTGTGATAAGTTATGTGCAATATGGTAGATTTGAAGAGGCGTGGAAGCTTTTTGAGCTGATGCCTGTTAGAACAACTCCTGTTTGCAATGCCATAATATTTGGAGTAGGACAGAATGGAGAGGTTGCTTAGGCTAGGATGGTGTTTGATCGTTTGATGGAGAAAGATGATGCAACATGGAGTGCAATGATCAAGGTTTACGAAAGGAAAGGATATGAGTTAGAGGCGCTGGATTTATTTCATCGAATGCAAGTAGAAGGGTTTAGGCCAAATTTCCCTTTGTTGATAAGCATACTTTCAATTTGTGCTAGTCTTGCAAGTCTTAATTATGGTAGAGAGGTACATGCACAGTTAATCAGAACCGACTGTGATGATGACGTGTATGTCTCTTCTGTATTAATCACGATGTACATCAAATGCGGTACTTTTGTCATGGCCAAATTAATATTTGATAGATTTTCTCCTAAAGATGTGGTCATGTGGAATTCTATCATAACAGGTTATGCTCAACATGGATTAGGAGACGAAGCTCTTGAAATATTCAGAGAAATGTGTTCCTTAGGTATTACCGCAGACGAGGTTACCTTTGTTGGAGTTTTATCTGCATGCAGCTACACTGGGAAAGTGAAAGAAGGGCAAGAGATCTTTGAGTCCATGAATTCAAAGTATCAGATTGAACGAGGGACTGCACATTATGCTTGCATGGTTGACATGCTTAGTCGAGTTGGCCGGTTGAATGAGGCGATGGATCTGATCAACAATATGACTGTAGAAACAGATGCAATTATTTGGGGTTCTTTGATGGGTGCATGTAGGATGCATATGAACCTAGATTTGGCAGAAGTTGCTTCAAAGAAACTTATACAGCTTGAACCCGAAAATTCTGGGCCCTATGTCCTACTTTCTAATATTTATGCATCCAAAGGTAAGTGGACTGATGTTGCTTCACTTAGGAAGTTGATGCAGTCTAGGGAAGTGGTTAAATCACCTGGTTGTAGTTGGCTTGAGGCAGACAAAAAAGTGCATATGTTCTCTGGTGGACAGAGCACACCCCATCCTGAGAATGATTCAATTATCAAAATGTTAGAAAGGTTAGGCCCTATGTTAAGAGAATCTGGATATATTCCTGATGGAAGCTTTGCTTTGCATGATGTGGAGGAAGAAGAAAAGTTGCATAGCTTGAATTATCACAGTGAGAAACTAGCTGTGGCTTATGGACTTGTTAAATTGCCTGAAGGTGTGCCTATAAGAGTAATGAAAAATCTCCGGGTTTGTGGTGATTGTCATTCTGCTATTAAATTAATTGCTAAAGTCATAGGACGAGAGATAATTTTAAGAGATGCCAACAGATTTCACCATTTTAAGGATGGACTATGTTCTTGCAACGATTATTGGTGA